TTGCATCCTGTTTTATTACAACTCAAAAGAGAAATTACACCTTTTGAATTTGACAATTATATTACTCAACTTAGTTTTAATGAAAAATATTCTCGTGATGATAGAATCATTTTTAATGCCCCAAATAATATTATTGCAAGTTGGATAAAAACAAAATATTCTAGTAAAATTGCTCAACTTTTTGAAAATCAAAATGGTTATAAGCCTGAAATTATTATTGAAGTTTTTAATCCTAATAAAAAGAAAGAAAATAAAAACAATATTAAAAAAATTCAAAATGCCACTAATCTCAATCCTTCTTTAACCTTTAATTCTTTTATTGTTGGAAACTCTAATAGTTTTGCTTTTAATGTCGCAAAAGCTGTGGCTCAAAATCAAAGCACAATTTATAATCCTTTAGTAATTTATGGCAATACTGGATTAGGCAAAACGCACTTACTCAATGCCATTGGAAACACAAATGCTAATGTTGGAAAATCCGTTATTTACACAACTAGTGAGCAATTTTTAAATGATTATTTACTTCACATACGCAACAATACTATGGATAGATTCCGAGAAAAATATCGTGCTTGTGATTATTTACTTATTGATGATATTCAATTTTTAAGTGGTAAAAATCAAATCCAAGAAGAATTTTTTCACACCTTTAATGAACTCAAAAAAAATAATAAACAAATTGTGCTTACTTCTGATAGACCACCAAAAGATATGAATGGATTAGAAGAACGATTAAAGACGCGATTCACTTCAGGGCTTTTAGCAGACATTCAACCTCCAGAATTAGAAACAAAAATTAATATTATTAATGCCAAATGTGAATTAGATGGGATTCACTTAAGTCCAAAAATCATTGATTTCATCGCGGCTAATATTAATGATAATATCCGCGAAATTGAAGGGGTTTTGGTTAAACTTAACTTTTCAATTAATGTAACTAATATCCAAGAAATAACCATTGATTTTGTAAGAGATATTCTCAAAGAATATATTAAAGAATCAAAAGAAAATATTAATATGGATAGAATCATAGAAAATGTCGCAAAATATTATAATATCAAACCTTCAGAGATTCGCAGTAAAAGTCGCTCCAAAAATATCGTAACAGCTAGAAAAATCGTCATCTATTTAGCCCGCACACTTACTCCAAATTCTATGCTTTCTTTGGCAGATTATTTTGATATGAAAGATCATAGCACTGTTAGTAAAGCAATGAAAAGTATTCAAGAAGAAATCAACAAAAATCCAAACTTTAAAACTATTATTGAAGAATTAAAAAACAAAATCAAATAATCTATTTTAAAACAAAGTTTTGATAAAATGGTGAAATTATGTGAAAACAAATACACGAAATATTCACACTAAAAATAACGATAATTTAGGAATCTTTAGTAGTTATTCAACTTTTCAACTCCCCTACTAATACTTCTAAATTTTTATTTTATAAAAGGAGATTTTATGAACATCATCATTCAAAATAGTGTTTTAGACAATATCTTTACTGCTCTACAACCTTTCTTAGATAAAAAAGATTCTA
This portion of the Helicobacter canadensis MIT 98-5491 genome encodes:
- the dnaA gene encoding chromosomal replication initiator protein DnaA, translated to MHPVLLQLKREITPFEFDNYITQLSFNEKYSRDDRIIFNAPNNIIASWIKTKYSSKIAQLFENQNGYKPEIIIEVFNPNKKKENKNNIKKIQNATNLNPSLTFNSFIVGNSNSFAFNVAKAVAQNQSTIYNPLVIYGNTGLGKTHLLNAIGNTNANVGKSVIYTTSEQFLNDYLLHIRNNTMDRFREKYRACDYLLIDDIQFLSGKNQIQEEFFHTFNELKKNNKQIVLTSDRPPKDMNGLEERLKTRFTSGLLADIQPPELETKINIINAKCELDGIHLSPKIIDFIAANINDNIREIEGVLVKLNFSINVTNIQEITIDFVRDILKEYIKESKENINMDRIIENVAKYYNIKPSEIRSKSRSKNIVTARKIVIYLARTLTPNSMLSLADYFDMKDHSTVSKAMKSIQEEINKNPNFKTIIEELKNKIK